The following are encoded together in the Erwinia sp. E602 genome:
- a CDS encoding NtaA/DmoA family FMN-dependent monooxygenase (This protein belongs to a clade of FMN-dependent monooxygenases, within a broader family of flavin-dependent oxidoreductases, the luciferase-like monooxygenase (LMM) family, some of whose members use coenzyme F420 rather than FMN.) — translation MGHNRQLCVGLSLAVTWLTGNGWRRNDSNVEGIYSSEFYLDLARRAEAAKMDFLFRPDAMWLSRQGAVESPHFSSVDPTLLMASIASQTSHIGLVSTASTTFMTPFLVARQFQSLNQLSRGRAGWNVVTSLAGNLNFGLSEMPPSEQRYAQAREFVEVVRKLWASYPSDAVRIDREAAIYADFDRLQPIDHAGEYFSVEGPLNVPAWNGPRIPLFQAGASDTGRDFAASTADAIFAATPDLAAGVELRNDLRRRAVAHGRQADDIRLIPGVSLYLANTREEARELYRATHAGLNPERTYARASELLGINLRELSPDQRITPEMLPPPGKVFSQTHAILLRRLIERDQPLLSDLMTRPEVVGSAYWQVIGTVEDAVSEIRRHHEAGALDGFIACPGGSPGSMDLTLAELMPRLSEEGLLRSEYTSSTLGGHLGIE, via the coding sequence ATGGGTCACAACAGGCAGTTATGCGTAGGATTATCACTGGCCGTCACCTGGCTGACAGGCAACGGCTGGCGCCGTAACGACAGTAACGTGGAAGGAATTTACTCAAGCGAATTTTATCTTGATCTCGCGCGTCGCGCCGAAGCGGCGAAAATGGATTTCCTGTTCCGCCCGGACGCCATGTGGCTGTCCCGCCAGGGCGCGGTGGAGTCGCCGCACTTCAGCAGCGTCGATCCGACCCTGCTGATGGCCTCGATCGCCAGCCAGACAAGCCATATCGGCCTGGTCTCTACCGCCTCCACCACCTTCATGACGCCGTTCCTGGTGGCGCGCCAGTTCCAGTCGCTGAACCAGCTGAGCCGCGGCCGCGCGGGCTGGAACGTGGTCACCTCGCTGGCCGGGAATCTCAACTTTGGCCTCAGCGAGATGCCGCCGTCCGAACAGCGCTATGCGCAGGCACGCGAATTTGTTGAGGTGGTGCGCAAGCTGTGGGCCAGCTACCCGAGCGACGCGGTACGCATCGATCGCGAGGCGGCGATTTACGCCGACTTCGACAGGCTGCAGCCGATCGACCACGCTGGCGAGTACTTCAGCGTCGAGGGCCCGCTAAACGTGCCGGCGTGGAACGGCCCGCGCATTCCGCTGTTCCAGGCCGGTGCCTCCGATACCGGGCGTGACTTCGCCGCCAGCACCGCCGATGCGATCTTTGCCGCCACCCCGGACCTGGCCGCCGGCGTGGAGCTGCGTAACGATCTGCGCCGCCGTGCGGTGGCCCACGGCCGCCAGGCCGACGATATCCGCCTGATCCCCGGCGTCAGCCTGTACCTGGCCAACACCCGCGAAGAGGCGCGCGAACTCTACCGCGCCACCCACGCCGGGCTGAACCCGGAGCGCACTTACGCCCGCGCCAGCGAGCTGCTGGGGATTAACCTGCGCGAGCTATCGCCGGACCAGCGTATCACCCCGGAGATGCTGCCGCCGCCGGGCAAGGTCTTCAGCCAGACCCACGCCATCCTGCTGCGTCGCCTGATCGAACGCGATCAGCCGCTGCTCAGCGATCTGATGACCCGCCCGGAAGTGGTCGGCTCCGCCTACTGGCAGGTGATCGGCACGGTGGAGGACGCGGTAAGCGAGATCCGCCGGCACCACGAGGCCGGCGCGCTGGACGGCTTTATCGCCTGCCCTGGCGGTTCACCGGGCAGTATGGATCTGACGCTGGCGGAGCTGATGCCGCGCCTGAGCGAAGAGGGGCTGCTGCGCAGCGAATACACCAGCAGCACGCTGGGCGGCCATCTCGGTATCGAATAA